The following proteins come from a genomic window of Candidatus Aminicenantes bacterium:
- a CDS encoding patatin — protein MKKEIFKDGIGLALGGGAVLGAAHVGVLRALDEMKIPIKCISGTSIGAFVGTLYAGGLSWKEIETIALDLKWLDISRIRPSRYGLLSNEKLGNIIKKQIGDLGFEDTKIPMAMMATDVATGEKVVLNSGKMAMAVMASTCIPGLFAPVEINGRLLVDGGVVENVPLSPLSDMEAEFVIGVDLNARSKRRRPENIVEVLLNTFDFLLMNATRLQTQKADLLIQPDLSEFSMVDTDQVAELIEVGYSESLKALKNDKPKA, from the coding sequence ATGAAAAAAGAGATTTTCAAGGATGGAATCGGATTGGCACTGGGCGGGGGCGCGGTGCTTGGAGCGGCCCATGTCGGGGTGCTCCGCGCCCTGGATGAAATGAAGATCCCGATAAAGTGCATCAGTGGAACCAGCATCGGCGCTTTTGTGGGAACACTTTACGCGGGGGGGCTTTCCTGGAAAGAGATTGAGACCATTGCGCTTGACTTGAAATGGCTGGATATTTCACGCATCCGGCCCAGCCGTTACGGATTGCTGTCAAACGAGAAACTGGGAAACATCATAAAAAAACAAATTGGTGATCTCGGTTTCGAGGACACAAAAATTCCCATGGCCATGATGGCCACGGATGTCGCAACGGGAGAGAAGGTGGTGCTGAACAGCGGTAAAATGGCAATGGCTGTCATGGCCAGTACATGTATTCCCGGCTTGTTTGCTCCCGTAGAGATCAACGGGCGGTTGCTGGTTGATGGTGGTGTTGTCGAGAACGTACCCCTGTCGCCTCTGTCCGACATGGAGGCGGAATTTGTGATCGGCGTGGACCTCAATGCCCGCAGCAAACGCAGACGTCCCGAAAATATCGTGGAAGTGCTGTTGAATACGTTTGATTTCCTCTTAATGAACGCAACCCGGCTGCAGACGCAAAAAGCAGACCTGTTGATCCAGCCGGACCTTTCCGAGTTCAGCATGGTAGATACCGACCAGGTGGCGGAACTCATCGAAGTCGGATACAGCGAAAGCCTGAAAGCCTTGAAAAACGATAAACCTAAGGCGTAA
- a CDS encoding SDR family oxidoreductase — protein MDLQLKDQVALVTAASRGLGFAVADALAGEGARVVMSSRTQAVDTAAERIAQRGVYPPLAMQADLTKPLEIKRLVEKTLDAYGRIDILFINAGGPDPGNFMDLDVSQWEAGMKLTIMSAVQLCQAVVPAMIEQQQGSIVASQSMSVKQPVENLTLSNALRPAVVGLMKSLADELGPRGIRVNTIHPGWTQTERVDQLVKNRSQTNGTNENRERERITRAIPLGRMGTAEEFGRAAAWLASPAASFIHGQALVVDGGETRFPL, from the coding sequence ATGGACCTTCAATTAAAGGATCAAGTAGCCCTGGTCACCGCGGCCTCCCGGGGCTTGGGATTTGCAGTGGCGGACGCGCTGGCAGGGGAGGGGGCGCGGGTTGTCATGTCTTCCCGTACGCAAGCGGTTGACACCGCGGCTGAACGCATTGCGCAGCGTGGTGTGTATCCACCCCTGGCCATGCAGGCGGACCTGACAAAACCCCTGGAAATCAAGCGATTGGTGGAGAAAACCCTGGACGCGTATGGACGCATTGACATCCTGTTCATCAACGCAGGCGGGCCGGATCCAGGTAACTTCATGGACCTGGATGTGTCTCAATGGGAAGCGGGAATGAAGCTGACCATTATGAGTGCCGTGCAGTTGTGCCAGGCGGTTGTGCCGGCCATGATCGAGCAACAGCAAGGAAGCATTGTGGCCTCCCAGTCGATGTCGGTTAAGCAACCGGTGGAGAACCTCACTTTGTCAAATGCGTTGCGTCCGGCCGTGGTGGGGTTGATGAAATCACTGGCCGATGAGTTGGGTCCCAGGGGCATTCGCGTAAACACGATTCACCCGGGGTGGACGCAAACAGAGCGTGTGGATCAACTGGTCAAAAACCGCAGCCAAACCAATGGTACCAATGAAAATAGAGAACGTGAGCGCATTACCCGCGCAATTCCACTGGGAAGGATGGGCACAGCAGAGGAGTTCGGCCGGGCGGCGGCATGGCTGGCGTCACCGGCGGCATCATTTATCCATGGCCAGGCGCTGGTTGTTGACGGGGGCGAAACCCGCTTCCCGCTGTGA
- the amrA gene encoding AmmeMemoRadiSam system protein A: MGDHMLELTPKDKAWLLRQARETIARHLKGMPAPDDLPPSEALKAMSGVFVTLHIGGNLRGCIGMPLPRQSVYAGVRENAIAAAFEDPRFPPLRISELSSVKIEISVMTPPQMVSGPNEVVVGRDGIIITRGTLRGLLLPQVPVEQGWSREQFLSYGCLKAGLPADAWRQGVRIETFQALVFGEEARKESEKKMTGKNQSKV, from the coding sequence ATGGGTGATCACATGCTTGAGTTGACACCAAAGGACAAGGCATGGTTGCTGCGCCAGGCCCGGGAAACGATCGCCCGCCACCTGAAAGGCATGCCCGCCCCGGATGATCTCCCACCTTCCGAGGCGCTGAAAGCGATGAGCGGTGTGTTCGTGACATTGCACATCGGCGGGAATCTGCGGGGATGTATCGGCATGCCGCTGCCACGACAATCCGTATACGCGGGAGTCAGGGAAAACGCGATAGCGGCTGCTTTCGAAGATCCGCGTTTTCCTCCACTGAGGATTTCAGAACTTTCCAGCGTGAAGATTGAGATATCCGTTATGACGCCACCGCAAATGGTCTCGGGGCCGAATGAGGTTGTAGTGGGACGGGATGGAATCATCATCACGCGGGGAACACTTCGTGGTCTGTTGTTGCCACAGGTCCCGGTGGAACAGGGATGGTCTCGTGAACAGTTTCTCAGTTACGGTTGTTTGAAAGCGGGTCTGCCCGCGGACGCCTGGAGGCAAGGGGTTCGCATCGAGACCTTCCAGGCCTTGGTATTCGGGGAAGAAGCCCGGAAAGAAAGTGAAAAGAAGATGACAGGAAAAAATCAGTCGAAAGTATAA